In Piliocolobus tephrosceles isolate RC106 chromosome 10, ASM277652v3, whole genome shotgun sequence, a single window of DNA contains:
- the IFFO1 gene encoding intermediate filament family orphan 1 isoform X10, protein MNPLFGPNLFLLQQEQQGLAGPLGDSLGGDHFAGGGDLPPAPLSPAGPAAYSPPGPGPAPPAAMALRNDLGSNINVLKTLNLRFRCFLAKVHELERRNRLLEKQLQQALEEGKQGRRGLGRRDQAVQTGFVSPIRPLGLPLSTRPAAVCSPSARVLGSPARSPAGPLAPSAASLSSSSTSTSTTYSSSARFMPGTIWSFSHARRLGPGLEPTLVQGPGLSWVHPDGVGVQIDTITPEIRALYNVLAKVKRERDEYKRRWEEEYTVRIQLQDRVNELQEEAQEADACQEELALKVEQLKAELVVFKGLMSNNLSELDTKIQEKAMKVDMDICRRIDITAKLCDVAQQRNCEDMIQMFQVPSMGGRKRERKAAVEEDTSLSESEGPRQPDGDEEESTALSINEEMQRMLNQLREYDFEDDCDSLTWEETEETLLLWEDFSGYAMAAAEAQGEQEDSLEKVIKDTESLFKTREKEYQETIDQIELELATAKNDMNRHLHEYMEMCSMKRGLDVQMETCRRLITQSGDRKSPAFTAVPLSDPPPPPSEAEDSDRDVSSDSSMR, encoded by the exons ATGAATCCGTTATTCGGCCCCAACCTCTTCCTCCTACAGCAGGAGCAGCAGGGCCTGGCCGGGCCGCTGGGGGACTCACTGGGAGGCGACCACTTCGCCGGGGGAGGAGACTTACCCCCGGCGCCTCTCTCGCCGGCCGGCCCTGCTGCCTACTCGCCGCCCGGGCCGGGCCCGGCCCCGCCTGCCGCCATGGCCCTCCGCAATGACCTGGGCTCCAACATCAACGTGCTCAAGACCCTGAACCTTCGGTTCCGCTGCTTCCTGGCCAAGGTGCATGAGCTGGAGCGCCGGAACCGGCTGTTGGAGAAGCAGCTGCAGCAAGCGCTGGAGGAGGGTAAGCAGGGCCGGCGGGGCCTGGGTCGTCGCGACCAGGCCGTGCAGACCGGCTTCGTCAGCCCCATCCGGCCCCTGGGGCTGCCGCTGAGCACCCGGCCGGCCGCTGTCTGCAGCCCGTCGGCGCGGGTGCTGGGCTCGCCCGCGCGCTCTCCGGCCGGCCCCCTCGCGCCCTCCGCGGCCAGCCTCTCGTcgtcctccacctccacctccaccacctaCTCCTCGTCTGCCCGCTTCATGCCCGGCACCATCTGGTCGTTCTCGCATGCCCGCCGGCTCGGGCCGGGACTGGAGCCCACTCTGGTGCAAGGGCCTGGCTTGTCGTGGGTGCACCCGGATGGGGTGGGCGTCCAAATCGACACCATCACGCCTGAGATCCGCGCGCTCTACAACGTGCTGGCCAAAGTGAAGCGGGAGCGGGACGAGTACAAGCGGAG GTGGGAAGAGGAGTACACGGTGCGGATCCAGCTGCAAGACCGTGTAAATGAGCTCCAGGAG GAGGCCCAGGAGGCTGATGCCTGCCAGGAAGAGCTGGCACTGAAGGTGGAACAGTTGAAGGCTGAGCTGGTGGTCTTCAAGGGGCTCATGAGTAAC AACCTGTCGGAGCTGGACACCAAGATCCAGGAGAAAGCCATGAAGGTGGATATGGACATCTGCCGCCGCATCGACATCACTGCCAAGCTCTGCGATGTGGCTCAGCAGCGCAACTGCGAGGACATGATCCAGATGTTCCAG GTCCCATCCATGGGGGGGCGGAAGCGGGAGCGCAAGGCTGCCGTCGAGGAGGACACCTCCCTGTCGGAGAGTGAGGGGCCCCGCCAGCCTGATGGGGATGAGGAGGAGAGCACAGCCCTCAGCATCAACGAGGAGATGCAGCGCATGCTCAACCAGCT GAGGGAGTATGATTTTGAGGACGACTGTGACAGCCTGACTTGGGAGGAGACTGAGGAGACCCTGCTGCTTTGGGAGGATTTCTCAGGCTATGCCATGGCAGCTGCAGAGGCCCAGGGAGAG CAGGAAGATAGCCTGGAGAAGGTGATTAAAGATACGGAGTCCCTGTTCAAAACCCGGGAGAAGGAGTATCAGGAGACCATTGACCAGATAGAG CTGGAGCTGGCCACAGCCAAGAACGACATGAACCGGCACCTGCATGAGTACATGGAGATGTGCAGCATGAAGCGCGGCCTGGACGTGCAGATGGAGACCTGCCGCCGGCTCATCACCCAGTCCGGAGACCG AAAGTCTCCTGCTTTCACTGCGGTCCCGCTTAGCGACCCGCCGCCGCCGCCAAGCGAGGCTGAGGACTCCGATCGCGATGTCTCATCTGATAGCTCCATGAGATAG
- the IFFO1 gene encoding intermediate filament family orphan 1 isoform X9, whose product MNPLFGPNLFLLQQEQQGLAGPLGDSLGGDHFAGGGDLPPAPLSPAGPAAYSPPGPGPAPPAAMALRNDLGSNINVLKTLNLRFRCFLAKVHELERRNRLLEKQLQQALEEGKQGRRGLGRRDQAVQTGFVSPIRPLGLPLSTRPAAVCSPSARVLGSPARSPAGPLAPSAASLSSSSTSTSTTYSSSARFMPGTIWSFSHARRLGPGLEPTLVQGPGLSWVHPDGVGVQIDTITPEIRALYNVLAKVKRERDEYKRRWEEEYTVRIQLQDRVNELQEEAQEADACQEELALKVEQLKAELVVFKGLMSNNLSELDTKIQEKAMKVDMDICRRIDITAKLCDVAQQRNCEDMIQMFQVPSMGGRKRERKAAVEEDTSLSESEGPRQPDGDEEESTALSINEEMQRMLNQLREYDFEDDCDSLTWEETEETLLLWEDFSGYAMAAAEAQGEQQEDSLEKVIKDTESLFKTREKEYQETIDQIELELATAKNDMNRHLHEYMEMCSMKRGLDVQMETCRRLITQSGDRKSPAFTAVPLSDPPPPPSEAEDSDRDVSSDSSMR is encoded by the exons ATGAATCCGTTATTCGGCCCCAACCTCTTCCTCCTACAGCAGGAGCAGCAGGGCCTGGCCGGGCCGCTGGGGGACTCACTGGGAGGCGACCACTTCGCCGGGGGAGGAGACTTACCCCCGGCGCCTCTCTCGCCGGCCGGCCCTGCTGCCTACTCGCCGCCCGGGCCGGGCCCGGCCCCGCCTGCCGCCATGGCCCTCCGCAATGACCTGGGCTCCAACATCAACGTGCTCAAGACCCTGAACCTTCGGTTCCGCTGCTTCCTGGCCAAGGTGCATGAGCTGGAGCGCCGGAACCGGCTGTTGGAGAAGCAGCTGCAGCAAGCGCTGGAGGAGGGTAAGCAGGGCCGGCGGGGCCTGGGTCGTCGCGACCAGGCCGTGCAGACCGGCTTCGTCAGCCCCATCCGGCCCCTGGGGCTGCCGCTGAGCACCCGGCCGGCCGCTGTCTGCAGCCCGTCGGCGCGGGTGCTGGGCTCGCCCGCGCGCTCTCCGGCCGGCCCCCTCGCGCCCTCCGCGGCCAGCCTCTCGTcgtcctccacctccacctccaccacctaCTCCTCGTCTGCCCGCTTCATGCCCGGCACCATCTGGTCGTTCTCGCATGCCCGCCGGCTCGGGCCGGGACTGGAGCCCACTCTGGTGCAAGGGCCTGGCTTGTCGTGGGTGCACCCGGATGGGGTGGGCGTCCAAATCGACACCATCACGCCTGAGATCCGCGCGCTCTACAACGTGCTGGCCAAAGTGAAGCGGGAGCGGGACGAGTACAAGCGGAG GTGGGAAGAGGAGTACACGGTGCGGATCCAGCTGCAAGACCGTGTAAATGAGCTCCAGGAG GAGGCCCAGGAGGCTGATGCCTGCCAGGAAGAGCTGGCACTGAAGGTGGAACAGTTGAAGGCTGAGCTGGTGGTCTTCAAGGGGCTCATGAGTAAC AACCTGTCGGAGCTGGACACCAAGATCCAGGAGAAAGCCATGAAGGTGGATATGGACATCTGCCGCCGCATCGACATCACTGCCAAGCTCTGCGATGTGGCTCAGCAGCGCAACTGCGAGGACATGATCCAGATGTTCCAG GTCCCATCCATGGGGGGGCGGAAGCGGGAGCGCAAGGCTGCCGTCGAGGAGGACACCTCCCTGTCGGAGAGTGAGGGGCCCCGCCAGCCTGATGGGGATGAGGAGGAGAGCACAGCCCTCAGCATCAACGAGGAGATGCAGCGCATGCTCAACCAGCT GAGGGAGTATGATTTTGAGGACGACTGTGACAGCCTGACTTGGGAGGAGACTGAGGAGACCCTGCTGCTTTGGGAGGATTTCTCAGGCTATGCCATGGCAGCTGCAGAGGCCCAGGGAGAG CAGCAGGAAGATAGCCTGGAGAAGGTGATTAAAGATACGGAGTCCCTGTTCAAAACCCGGGAGAAGGAGTATCAGGAGACCATTGACCAGATAGAG CTGGAGCTGGCCACAGCCAAGAACGACATGAACCGGCACCTGCATGAGTACATGGAGATGTGCAGCATGAAGCGCGGCCTGGACGTGCAGATGGAGACCTGCCGCCGGCTCATCACCCAGTCCGGAGACCG AAAGTCTCCTGCTTTCACTGCGGTCCCGCTTAGCGACCCGCCGCCGCCGCCAAGCGAGGCTGAGGACTCCGATCGCGATGTCTCATCTGATAGCTCCATGAGATAG
- the IFFO1 gene encoding intermediate filament family orphan 1 isoform X3 — MNPLFGPNLFLLQQEQQGLAGPLGDSLGGDHFAGGGDLPPAPLSPAGPAAYSPPGPGPAPPAAMALRNDLGSNINVLKTLNLRFRCFLAKVHELERRNRLLEKQLQQALEEGKQGRRGLGRRDQAVQTGFVSPIRPLGLPLSTRPAAVCSPSARVLGSPARSPAGPLAPSAASLSSSSTSTSTTYSSSARFMPGTIWSFSHARRLGPGLEPTLVQGPGLSWVHPDGVGVQIDTITPEIRALYNVLAKVKRERDEYKRRWEEEYTVRIQLQDRVNELQEEAQEADACQEELALKVEQLKAELVVFKGLMSNNLSELDTKIQEKAMKVDMDICRRIDITAKLCDVAQQRNCEDMIQMFQVPSMGGRKRERKAAVEEDTSLSESEGPRQPDGDEEESTALSINEEMQRMLNQLREYDFEDDCDSLTWEETEETLLLWEDFSGYAMAAAEAQGEVTSAPGLRALWLCLSSLTPTPPLLSSLCPPVWLSSSTCVSPLPLSSCFSFSSFFNQTSSLSLPDLALGMRPIPSLPGWPPLPPCLLQQQEDSLEKVIKDTESLFKTREKEYQETIDQIELELATAKNDMNRHLHEYMEMCSMKRGLDVQMETCRRLITQSGDRKSPAFTAVPLSDPPPPPSEAEDSDRDVSSDSSMR, encoded by the exons ATGAATCCGTTATTCGGCCCCAACCTCTTCCTCCTACAGCAGGAGCAGCAGGGCCTGGCCGGGCCGCTGGGGGACTCACTGGGAGGCGACCACTTCGCCGGGGGAGGAGACTTACCCCCGGCGCCTCTCTCGCCGGCCGGCCCTGCTGCCTACTCGCCGCCCGGGCCGGGCCCGGCCCCGCCTGCCGCCATGGCCCTCCGCAATGACCTGGGCTCCAACATCAACGTGCTCAAGACCCTGAACCTTCGGTTCCGCTGCTTCCTGGCCAAGGTGCATGAGCTGGAGCGCCGGAACCGGCTGTTGGAGAAGCAGCTGCAGCAAGCGCTGGAGGAGGGTAAGCAGGGCCGGCGGGGCCTGGGTCGTCGCGACCAGGCCGTGCAGACCGGCTTCGTCAGCCCCATCCGGCCCCTGGGGCTGCCGCTGAGCACCCGGCCGGCCGCTGTCTGCAGCCCGTCGGCGCGGGTGCTGGGCTCGCCCGCGCGCTCTCCGGCCGGCCCCCTCGCGCCCTCCGCGGCCAGCCTCTCGTcgtcctccacctccacctccaccacctaCTCCTCGTCTGCCCGCTTCATGCCCGGCACCATCTGGTCGTTCTCGCATGCCCGCCGGCTCGGGCCGGGACTGGAGCCCACTCTGGTGCAAGGGCCTGGCTTGTCGTGGGTGCACCCGGATGGGGTGGGCGTCCAAATCGACACCATCACGCCTGAGATCCGCGCGCTCTACAACGTGCTGGCCAAAGTGAAGCGGGAGCGGGACGAGTACAAGCGGAG GTGGGAAGAGGAGTACACGGTGCGGATCCAGCTGCAAGACCGTGTAAATGAGCTCCAGGAG GAGGCCCAGGAGGCTGATGCCTGCCAGGAAGAGCTGGCACTGAAGGTGGAACAGTTGAAGGCTGAGCTGGTGGTCTTCAAGGGGCTCATGAGTAAC AACCTGTCGGAGCTGGACACCAAGATCCAGGAGAAAGCCATGAAGGTGGATATGGACATCTGCCGCCGCATCGACATCACTGCCAAGCTCTGCGATGTGGCTCAGCAGCGCAACTGCGAGGACATGATCCAGATGTTCCAG GTCCCATCCATGGGGGGGCGGAAGCGGGAGCGCAAGGCTGCCGTCGAGGAGGACACCTCCCTGTCGGAGAGTGAGGGGCCCCGCCAGCCTGATGGGGATGAGGAGGAGAGCACAGCCCTCAGCATCAACGAGGAGATGCAGCGCATGCTCAACCAGCT GAGGGAGTATGATTTTGAGGACGACTGTGACAGCCTGACTTGGGAGGAGACTGAGGAGACCCTGCTGCTTTGGGAGGATTTCTCAGGCTATGCCATGGCAGCTGCAGAGGCCCAGGGAGAGGTAACCTCTGCTCCCGGCCTCAGGGCCCTCTGGCTCTGCCTCTCCAGCCTGACGCCCACGCCCCCACTCCTCtcctcgctctgtccccctgtgTGGCTGTCATCCTCTACCTGCGTCTCCCCCCTTCCTTTatcctcttgcttttctttctccagtttcttTAACCagacttcctctctctctctccctgactTGGCCCTTGGAATGCGCCCTATCCCATCCCTCCCTGGCTggcctcccctgcctccctgtcTACTCCAGCAGCAGGAAGATAGCCTGGAGAAGGTGATTAAAGATACGGAGTCCCTGTTCAAAACCCGGGAGAAGGAGTATCAGGAGACCATTGACCAGATAGAG CTGGAGCTGGCCACAGCCAAGAACGACATGAACCGGCACCTGCATGAGTACATGGAGATGTGCAGCATGAAGCGCGGCCTGGACGTGCAGATGGAGACCTGCCGCCGGCTCATCACCCAGTCCGGAGACCG AAAGTCTCCTGCTTTCACTGCGGTCCCGCTTAGCGACCCGCCGCCGCCGCCAAGCGAGGCTGAGGACTCCGATCGCGATGTCTCATCTGATAGCTCCATGAGATAG
- the IFFO1 gene encoding intermediate filament family orphan 1 isoform X8, with product MNPLFGPNLFLLQQEQQGLAGPLGDSLGGDHFAGGGDLPPAPLSPAGPAAYSPPGPGPAPPAAMALRNDLGSNINVLKTLNLRFRCFLAKVHELERRNRLLEKQLQQALEEGKQGRRGLGRRDQAVQTGFVSPIRPLGLPLSTRPAAVCSPSARVLGSPARSPAGPLAPSAASLSSSSTSTSTTYSSSARFMPGTIWSFSHARRLGPGLEPTLVQGPGLSWVHPDGVGVQIDTITPEIRALYNVLAKVKRERDEYKRRWEEEYTVRIQLQDRVNELQEEAQEADACQEELALKVEQLKAELVVFKGLMSNNLSELDTKIQEKAMKVDMDICRRIDITAKLCDVAQQRNCEDMIQMFQKLVPSMGGRKRERKAAVEEDTSLSESEGPRQPDGDEEESTALSINEEMQRMLNQLREYDFEDDCDSLTWEETEETLLLWEDFSGYAMAAAEAQGEQEDSLEKVIKDTESLFKTREKEYQETIDQIELELATAKNDMNRHLHEYMEMCSMKRGLDVQMETCRRLITQSGDRKSPAFTAVPLSDPPPPPSEAEDSDRDVSSDSSMR from the exons ATGAATCCGTTATTCGGCCCCAACCTCTTCCTCCTACAGCAGGAGCAGCAGGGCCTGGCCGGGCCGCTGGGGGACTCACTGGGAGGCGACCACTTCGCCGGGGGAGGAGACTTACCCCCGGCGCCTCTCTCGCCGGCCGGCCCTGCTGCCTACTCGCCGCCCGGGCCGGGCCCGGCCCCGCCTGCCGCCATGGCCCTCCGCAATGACCTGGGCTCCAACATCAACGTGCTCAAGACCCTGAACCTTCGGTTCCGCTGCTTCCTGGCCAAGGTGCATGAGCTGGAGCGCCGGAACCGGCTGTTGGAGAAGCAGCTGCAGCAAGCGCTGGAGGAGGGTAAGCAGGGCCGGCGGGGCCTGGGTCGTCGCGACCAGGCCGTGCAGACCGGCTTCGTCAGCCCCATCCGGCCCCTGGGGCTGCCGCTGAGCACCCGGCCGGCCGCTGTCTGCAGCCCGTCGGCGCGGGTGCTGGGCTCGCCCGCGCGCTCTCCGGCCGGCCCCCTCGCGCCCTCCGCGGCCAGCCTCTCGTcgtcctccacctccacctccaccacctaCTCCTCGTCTGCCCGCTTCATGCCCGGCACCATCTGGTCGTTCTCGCATGCCCGCCGGCTCGGGCCGGGACTGGAGCCCACTCTGGTGCAAGGGCCTGGCTTGTCGTGGGTGCACCCGGATGGGGTGGGCGTCCAAATCGACACCATCACGCCTGAGATCCGCGCGCTCTACAACGTGCTGGCCAAAGTGAAGCGGGAGCGGGACGAGTACAAGCGGAG GTGGGAAGAGGAGTACACGGTGCGGATCCAGCTGCAAGACCGTGTAAATGAGCTCCAGGAG GAGGCCCAGGAGGCTGATGCCTGCCAGGAAGAGCTGGCACTGAAGGTGGAACAGTTGAAGGCTGAGCTGGTGGTCTTCAAGGGGCTCATGAGTAAC AACCTGTCGGAGCTGGACACCAAGATCCAGGAGAAAGCCATGAAGGTGGATATGGACATCTGCCGCCGCATCGACATCACTGCCAAGCTCTGCGATGTGGCTCAGCAGCGCAACTGCGAGGACATGATCCAGATGTTCCAG AAGCTG GTCCCATCCATGGGGGGGCGGAAGCGGGAGCGCAAGGCTGCCGTCGAGGAGGACACCTCCCTGTCGGAGAGTGAGGGGCCCCGCCAGCCTGATGGGGATGAGGAGGAGAGCACAGCCCTCAGCATCAACGAGGAGATGCAGCGCATGCTCAACCAGCT GAGGGAGTATGATTTTGAGGACGACTGTGACAGCCTGACTTGGGAGGAGACTGAGGAGACCCTGCTGCTTTGGGAGGATTTCTCAGGCTATGCCATGGCAGCTGCAGAGGCCCAGGGAGAG CAGGAAGATAGCCTGGAGAAGGTGATTAAAGATACGGAGTCCCTGTTCAAAACCCGGGAGAAGGAGTATCAGGAGACCATTGACCAGATAGAG CTGGAGCTGGCCACAGCCAAGAACGACATGAACCGGCACCTGCATGAGTACATGGAGATGTGCAGCATGAAGCGCGGCCTGGACGTGCAGATGGAGACCTGCCGCCGGCTCATCACCCAGTCCGGAGACCG AAAGTCTCCTGCTTTCACTGCGGTCCCGCTTAGCGACCCGCCGCCGCCGCCAAGCGAGGCTGAGGACTCCGATCGCGATGTCTCATCTGATAGCTCCATGAGATAG
- the IFFO1 gene encoding intermediate filament family orphan 1 isoform X6, with protein MNPLFGPNLFLLQQEQQGLAGPLGDSLGGDHFAGGGDLPPAPLSPAGPAAYSPPGPGPAPPAAMALRNDLGSNINVLKTLNLRFRCFLAKVHELERRNRLLEKQLQQALEEGKQGRRGLGRRDQAVQTGFVSPIRPLGLPLSTRPAAVCSPSARVLGSPARSPAGPLAPSAASLSSSSTSTSTTYSSSARFMPGTIWSFSHARRLGPGLEPTLVQGPGLSWVHPDGVGVQIDTITPEIRALYNVLAKVKRERDEYKRRWEEEYTVRIQLQDRVNELQEEAQEADACQEELALKVEQLKAELVVFKGLMSNNLSELDTKIQEKAMKVDMDICRRIDITAKLCDVAQQRNCEDMIQMFQKKLVPSMGGRKRERKAAVEEDTSLSESEGPRQPDGDEEESTALSINEEMQRMLNQLREYDFEDDCDSLTWEETEETLLLWEDFSGYAMAAAEAQGEQEDSLEKVIKDTESLFKTREKEYQETIDQIELELATAKNDMNRHLHEYMEMCSMKRGLDVQMETCRRLITQSGDRKSPAFTAVPLSDPPPPPSEAEDSDRDVSSDSSMR; from the exons ATGAATCCGTTATTCGGCCCCAACCTCTTCCTCCTACAGCAGGAGCAGCAGGGCCTGGCCGGGCCGCTGGGGGACTCACTGGGAGGCGACCACTTCGCCGGGGGAGGAGACTTACCCCCGGCGCCTCTCTCGCCGGCCGGCCCTGCTGCCTACTCGCCGCCCGGGCCGGGCCCGGCCCCGCCTGCCGCCATGGCCCTCCGCAATGACCTGGGCTCCAACATCAACGTGCTCAAGACCCTGAACCTTCGGTTCCGCTGCTTCCTGGCCAAGGTGCATGAGCTGGAGCGCCGGAACCGGCTGTTGGAGAAGCAGCTGCAGCAAGCGCTGGAGGAGGGTAAGCAGGGCCGGCGGGGCCTGGGTCGTCGCGACCAGGCCGTGCAGACCGGCTTCGTCAGCCCCATCCGGCCCCTGGGGCTGCCGCTGAGCACCCGGCCGGCCGCTGTCTGCAGCCCGTCGGCGCGGGTGCTGGGCTCGCCCGCGCGCTCTCCGGCCGGCCCCCTCGCGCCCTCCGCGGCCAGCCTCTCGTcgtcctccacctccacctccaccacctaCTCCTCGTCTGCCCGCTTCATGCCCGGCACCATCTGGTCGTTCTCGCATGCCCGCCGGCTCGGGCCGGGACTGGAGCCCACTCTGGTGCAAGGGCCTGGCTTGTCGTGGGTGCACCCGGATGGGGTGGGCGTCCAAATCGACACCATCACGCCTGAGATCCGCGCGCTCTACAACGTGCTGGCCAAAGTGAAGCGGGAGCGGGACGAGTACAAGCGGAG GTGGGAAGAGGAGTACACGGTGCGGATCCAGCTGCAAGACCGTGTAAATGAGCTCCAGGAG GAGGCCCAGGAGGCTGATGCCTGCCAGGAAGAGCTGGCACTGAAGGTGGAACAGTTGAAGGCTGAGCTGGTGGTCTTCAAGGGGCTCATGAGTAAC AACCTGTCGGAGCTGGACACCAAGATCCAGGAGAAAGCCATGAAGGTGGATATGGACATCTGCCGCCGCATCGACATCACTGCCAAGCTCTGCGATGTGGCTCAGCAGCGCAACTGCGAGGACATGATCCAGATGTTCCAG AAGAAGCTG GTCCCATCCATGGGGGGGCGGAAGCGGGAGCGCAAGGCTGCCGTCGAGGAGGACACCTCCCTGTCGGAGAGTGAGGGGCCCCGCCAGCCTGATGGGGATGAGGAGGAGAGCACAGCCCTCAGCATCAACGAGGAGATGCAGCGCATGCTCAACCAGCT GAGGGAGTATGATTTTGAGGACGACTGTGACAGCCTGACTTGGGAGGAGACTGAGGAGACCCTGCTGCTTTGGGAGGATTTCTCAGGCTATGCCATGGCAGCTGCAGAGGCCCAGGGAGAG CAGGAAGATAGCCTGGAGAAGGTGATTAAAGATACGGAGTCCCTGTTCAAAACCCGGGAGAAGGAGTATCAGGAGACCATTGACCAGATAGAG CTGGAGCTGGCCACAGCCAAGAACGACATGAACCGGCACCTGCATGAGTACATGGAGATGTGCAGCATGAAGCGCGGCCTGGACGTGCAGATGGAGACCTGCCGCCGGCTCATCACCCAGTCCGGAGACCG AAAGTCTCCTGCTTTCACTGCGGTCCCGCTTAGCGACCCGCCGCCGCCGCCAAGCGAGGCTGAGGACTCCGATCGCGATGTCTCATCTGATAGCTCCATGAGATAG
- the IFFO1 gene encoding intermediate filament family orphan 1 isoform X5, with the protein MNPLFGPNLFLLQQEQQGLAGPLGDSLGGDHFAGGGDLPPAPLSPAGPAAYSPPGPGPAPPAAMALRNDLGSNINVLKTLNLRFRCFLAKVHELERRNRLLEKQLQQALEEGKQGRRGLGRRDQAVQTGFVSPIRPLGLPLSTRPAAVCSPSARVLGSPARSPAGPLAPSAASLSSSSTSTSTTYSSSARFMPGTIWSFSHARRLGPGLEPTLVQGPGLSWVHPDGVGVQIDTITPEIRALYNVLAKVKRERDEYKRRWEEEYTVRIQLQDRVNELQEEAQEADACQEELALKVEQLKAELVVFKGLMSNNLSELDTKIQEKAMKVDMDICRRIDITAKLCDVAQQRNCEDMIQMFQKKLVPSMGGRKRERKAAVEEDTSLSESEGPRQPDGDEEESTALSINEEMQRMLNQLREYDFEDDCDSLTWEETEETLLLWEDFSGYAMAAAEAQGEQQEDSLEKVIKDTESLFKTREKEYQETIDQIELELATAKNDMNRHLHEYMEMCSMKRGLDVQMETCRRLITQSGDRKSPAFTAVPLSDPPPPPSEAEDSDRDVSSDSSMR; encoded by the exons ATGAATCCGTTATTCGGCCCCAACCTCTTCCTCCTACAGCAGGAGCAGCAGGGCCTGGCCGGGCCGCTGGGGGACTCACTGGGAGGCGACCACTTCGCCGGGGGAGGAGACTTACCCCCGGCGCCTCTCTCGCCGGCCGGCCCTGCTGCCTACTCGCCGCCCGGGCCGGGCCCGGCCCCGCCTGCCGCCATGGCCCTCCGCAATGACCTGGGCTCCAACATCAACGTGCTCAAGACCCTGAACCTTCGGTTCCGCTGCTTCCTGGCCAAGGTGCATGAGCTGGAGCGCCGGAACCGGCTGTTGGAGAAGCAGCTGCAGCAAGCGCTGGAGGAGGGTAAGCAGGGCCGGCGGGGCCTGGGTCGTCGCGACCAGGCCGTGCAGACCGGCTTCGTCAGCCCCATCCGGCCCCTGGGGCTGCCGCTGAGCACCCGGCCGGCCGCTGTCTGCAGCCCGTCGGCGCGGGTGCTGGGCTCGCCCGCGCGCTCTCCGGCCGGCCCCCTCGCGCCCTCCGCGGCCAGCCTCTCGTcgtcctccacctccacctccaccacctaCTCCTCGTCTGCCCGCTTCATGCCCGGCACCATCTGGTCGTTCTCGCATGCCCGCCGGCTCGGGCCGGGACTGGAGCCCACTCTGGTGCAAGGGCCTGGCTTGTCGTGGGTGCACCCGGATGGGGTGGGCGTCCAAATCGACACCATCACGCCTGAGATCCGCGCGCTCTACAACGTGCTGGCCAAAGTGAAGCGGGAGCGGGACGAGTACAAGCGGAG GTGGGAAGAGGAGTACACGGTGCGGATCCAGCTGCAAGACCGTGTAAATGAGCTCCAGGAG GAGGCCCAGGAGGCTGATGCCTGCCAGGAAGAGCTGGCACTGAAGGTGGAACAGTTGAAGGCTGAGCTGGTGGTCTTCAAGGGGCTCATGAGTAAC AACCTGTCGGAGCTGGACACCAAGATCCAGGAGAAAGCCATGAAGGTGGATATGGACATCTGCCGCCGCATCGACATCACTGCCAAGCTCTGCGATGTGGCTCAGCAGCGCAACTGCGAGGACATGATCCAGATGTTCCAG AAGAAGCTG GTCCCATCCATGGGGGGGCGGAAGCGGGAGCGCAAGGCTGCCGTCGAGGAGGACACCTCCCTGTCGGAGAGTGAGGGGCCCCGCCAGCCTGATGGGGATGAGGAGGAGAGCACAGCCCTCAGCATCAACGAGGAGATGCAGCGCATGCTCAACCAGCT GAGGGAGTATGATTTTGAGGACGACTGTGACAGCCTGACTTGGGAGGAGACTGAGGAGACCCTGCTGCTTTGGGAGGATTTCTCAGGCTATGCCATGGCAGCTGCAGAGGCCCAGGGAGAG CAGCAGGAAGATAGCCTGGAGAAGGTGATTAAAGATACGGAGTCCCTGTTCAAAACCCGGGAGAAGGAGTATCAGGAGACCATTGACCAGATAGAG CTGGAGCTGGCCACAGCCAAGAACGACATGAACCGGCACCTGCATGAGTACATGGAGATGTGCAGCATGAAGCGCGGCCTGGACGTGCAGATGGAGACCTGCCGCCGGCTCATCACCCAGTCCGGAGACCG AAAGTCTCCTGCTTTCACTGCGGTCCCGCTTAGCGACCCGCCGCCGCCGCCAAGCGAGGCTGAGGACTCCGATCGCGATGTCTCATCTGATAGCTCCATGAGATAG